A single Ktedonobacterales bacterium DNA region contains:
- a CDS encoding CpsD/CapB family tyrosine-protein kinase — protein MPQNDPGPETRQDSNAGLNGATLSDSTNQAAFDSSAHANGVGNGSTMPGGGPKGSATQRNPAESPLETALTRMGRQSPWQESRGVANSHTMEYFRRIYLSLHTSGSPDTIPTIGVTSAVDGEGKSTIALGIATTIAADLDSPIVLVELNLTRPSVHKSLGIPAQPGLSEYLRGECSLPNALRQITENLFVLPAGDCRNDPARLIRMLTRANLLLRMDNSGAVLVLDLPPVLTASYGVLASSMADAVVLVVRAGQTPEKMVKDAVARLDESTLRGIVLNAARPSIPTWLGGYV, from the coding sequence ATGCCACAAAACGATCCCGGACCAGAAACTCGCCAGGACTCCAATGCCGGTCTGAATGGAGCGACTCTCTCGGATTCAACAAATCAGGCGGCATTTGACTCGTCGGCGCATGCCAATGGAGTCGGCAACGGCTCCACGATGCCAGGCGGCGGACCAAAAGGCAGCGCCACGCAGAGGAACCCCGCCGAGTCTCCGCTGGAGACCGCGCTCACACGCATGGGCCGCCAGTCGCCCTGGCAAGAGAGCCGGGGGGTTGCCAACTCTCATACGATGGAGTATTTTCGGCGCATCTATCTTTCGCTGCACACATCGGGCAGCCCGGATACTATCCCAACCATCGGCGTCACCAGCGCAGTGGATGGCGAAGGAAAGTCAACGATTGCGCTGGGCATTGCGACGACGATAGCCGCCGATCTCGACAGCCCCATTGTGCTGGTCGAACTCAACCTGACGCGGCCATCGGTCCACAAAAGTTTGGGGATTCCCGCCCAGCCCGGACTCTCCGAGTATCTGCGCGGCGAATGTTCCCTGCCCAATGCCCTGCGCCAGATCACCGAGAACCTTTTTGTCCTCCCGGCAGGAGATTGCCGCAATGATCCGGCGCGGCTGATCCGCATGCTCACGCGGGCGAATCTCTTGCTGCGTATGGATAACAGCGGCGCGGTCCTCGTGCTGGACCTCCCGCCAGTGCTGACAGCCAGCTATGGTGTGCTGGCTTCTTCGATGGCTGATGCCGTCGTGCTGGTGGTGCGCGCGGGGCAGACACCCGAAAAAATGGTGAAAGATGCTGTCGCCCGGCTGGACGAGTCTACACTGCGCGGTATCGTTCTCAATGCCGCGCGCCCTTCTATTCCTACCTGGCTTGGCGGCTATGTGTAG
- a CDS encoding O-antigen ligase family protein: MTFAKRLFFIAIFFILLMEGGGTSLDPWTGFAIYFHEDIKSWLPASGIIFNPLEIALIVIFIAWAARARRDRRFHFERGLLYWPMLALAGTFLFGLLWGTMQPGSNFTIALWEIRAMGYGIIVYFLVGILFTDRRDLSTLIWVILISSFLLGIECIIRYYFFLPLHAVGDLDYDHGDAPILAFAILLSAAMILLGCTRRQKLFALSTIGIDLLALLVTHRRAGEAALAIGLVFLAIILFRVNKRLFFKVVPITALALGIYLAAFWNCTTGGLCQPARALTSQINPDARDEASDEYRYIETQDLIFNIDAQPITGLGFGQQFIFYIELPDESFWPFWHYTPHNSILWIWVKAGALGFFAFWWVIGSGLYRGGRIIQALNAAGDNNSRALLASATCFIMMQVTYSYIDLGLMSDRMLLLFGLMLGVIGHLPAILRRSTNTDVPARPGKGQVNGVLVTETPEVQVGILARALVSPPRAANARQQPRWSHPKSSGWGQGEGVAAWRRASRPLSPEEATDPVLKGSSQRPSQWSDSAEES; the protein is encoded by the coding sequence ATGACTTTCGCAAAAAGACTCTTTTTTATCGCAATATTTTTCATCTTGTTGATGGAAGGCGGGGGAACAAGCCTGGACCCCTGGACCGGGTTCGCCATCTATTTCCATGAGGACATCAAAAGCTGGCTGCCCGCGTCAGGGATCATCTTCAACCCGCTGGAGATCGCGCTCATCGTCATCTTCATTGCCTGGGCGGCGCGTGCGCGGCGGGATCGCCGGTTCCACTTTGAGCGTGGCTTGCTCTACTGGCCTATGCTGGCCCTGGCAGGGACATTCCTTTTCGGTCTGCTCTGGGGGACAATGCAACCGGGGAGCAATTTCACGATAGCTCTCTGGGAAATCCGGGCGATGGGCTATGGGATAATTGTCTATTTCCTGGTAGGCATCCTTTTTACTGATCGCCGCGACCTGAGTACGCTCATCTGGGTTATCCTGATCTCATCCTTTTTACTGGGCATTGAGTGTATTATTCGCTATTATTTCTTCCTTCCTCTTCACGCCGTTGGTGATCTCGATTACGATCACGGCGACGCGCCCATCCTGGCATTTGCCATTCTCCTCTCGGCAGCCATGATACTCCTCGGCTGCACCCGCCGTCAGAAACTCTTCGCCCTCAGCACGATAGGGATTGATTTATTAGCACTGCTGGTAACGCACCGCCGGGCTGGTGAAGCGGCGCTGGCGATTGGCCTGGTCTTCCTGGCAATCATCCTTTTCCGGGTGAATAAGCGGCTCTTCTTCAAGGTGGTTCCCATCACCGCGCTGGCGCTGGGTATCTACCTGGCAGCGTTCTGGAACTGCACTACCGGCGGTTTGTGCCAGCCAGCCCGCGCGCTGACCTCGCAAATCAACCCGGACGCGCGCGACGAAGCCTCCGACGAATATCGCTATATAGAGACGCAAGACCTCATTTTTAACATTGACGCGCAGCCCATTACGGGTCTGGGGTTTGGACAGCAGTTTATCTTTTACATTGAGCTGCCCGATGAGAGCTTCTGGCCCTTCTGGCACTACACCCCGCACAACTCAATCCTCTGGATCTGGGTAAAAGCGGGGGCGCTTGGCTTCTTTGCCTTCTGGTGGGTCATCGGCAGCGGCCTGTATCGCGGCGGCAGGATTATCCAGGCGCTCAACGCGGCGGGCGACAACAACTCCCGCGCCCTCCTGGCAAGCGCCACCTGTTTTATTATGATGCAAGTCACGTACTCCTATATTGACCTGGGCCTGATGAGCGACCGCATGCTGCTGCTCTTTGGCCTCATGCTGGGCGTCATTGGGCATCTGCCAGCCATACTGCGGCGCTCGACCAATACCGATGTGCCCGCCCGCCCAGGCAAAGGACAGGTCAATGGCGTTCTGGTCACGGAAACACCCGAAGTACAGGTTGGCATCCTGGCGCGCGCGCTGGTTAGCCCGCCACGCGCTGCAAATGCGCGACAGCAGCCTAGATGGTCTCACCCGAAAAGCTCAGGCTGGGGCCAGGGAGAAGGAGTCGCCGCCTGGCGGCGCGCTTCCCGACCATTATCCCCTGAAGAGGCAACGGACCCGGTACTCAAGGGGAGTTCTCAGCGTCCATCTCAGTGGTCCGACAGTGCAGAAGAGTCGTGA
- a CDS encoding glycosyltransferase family 2 protein, which produces MPREQFSQASPSQPLSASAPDGALLSDSAMPGTVALPVVSLVIPTHNRRESLRMVLEALAQQTTPADQYEALVICDGCTDDTAEMCRALRVKYRLRLFEQTSNQGPAAARNRGVQEAAAPLILFIDDDVVPEPTLIAEHMRLHEQDERAVVIGPLLAPPNFRLNPWTRWEEAMLIKQYDGMMAGKWEPTPRQFYTGNASVRREYILAAGGFDAHFRRAEDIELAYRFLDQGLRFHFNPQAKGWHHVRRPLRSWLSIPTEYGWADVAMYRSNRQRILKNMAKEFHRRQRPLQHLARACLGNPRRLRLTVSALLVAARLADWLRQPKIANAAFSAIFNLRYWQSVSEQIGGRAAFWQQVETYHPEAEAPANAGNGPPAASL; this is translated from the coding sequence ATGCCTCGTGAGCAGTTTTCGCAGGCTTCTCCCTCTCAGCCGCTCTCTGCTAGCGCGCCTGATGGCGCGCTGTTGTCAGATTCAGCTATGCCAGGGACCGTCGCTCTGCCCGTCGTCAGCCTGGTGATCCCCACGCATAATCGGCGCGAATCGCTGCGCATGGTGCTGGAGGCGCTCGCGCAGCAGACCACCCCCGCCGATCAGTACGAGGCGCTGGTCATTTGCGACGGCTGCACTGATGATACTGCCGAGATGTGCCGGGCGCTGCGCGTGAAGTATCGCCTGCGTCTTTTTGAGCAGACGTCGAACCAGGGGCCAGCCGCCGCGCGCAATCGGGGGGTACAGGAAGCCGCCGCGCCGCTTATTCTCTTCATTGATGATGATGTGGTTCCTGAACCAACCTTGATCGCCGAGCATATGCGCCTGCACGAGCAAGACGAGCGCGCGGTGGTGATCGGCCCACTGCTCGCGCCGCCCAACTTCCGGCTGAATCCCTGGACACGCTGGGAAGAGGCGATGCTTATCAAACAGTACGACGGGATGATGGCCGGGAAATGGGAGCCGACGCCGCGCCAGTTTTATACCGGCAACGCCTCAGTGCGCCGCGAATATATTCTGGCCGCCGGTGGGTTTGACGCGCACTTTCGCCGCGCCGAAGATATAGAACTGGCCTATCGCTTCCTCGATCAGGGGCTGCGCTTCCATTTCAACCCCCAGGCCAAAGGCTGGCACCATGTTCGCCGCCCATTGCGCTCCTGGCTCAGCATTCCAACGGAATACGGCTGGGCAGATGTCGCCATGTATCGCAGCAACCGGCAGCGTATCCTCAAAAATATGGCAAAAGAGTTTCATCGCCGCCAGCGCCCGCTTCAACATCTGGCGCGGGCGTGCCTGGGAAACCCGCGCCGCCTGCGCCTGACGGTGAGCGCCTTGCTCGTGGCTGCCCGCCTTGCCGATTGGCTCAGGCAGCCGAAGATTGCCAACGCTGCCTTCAGCGCCATCTTCAACTTACGCTATTGGCAGAGCGTTAGCGAGCAGATTGGAGGCCGCGCTGCCTTCTGGCAACAGGTTGAAACCTATCACCCAGAGGCAGAAGCGCCAGCAAACGCTGGCAACGGGCCGCCAGCAGCATCTTTATAG
- a CDS encoding glycosyltransferase family A protein: MHVTVCICTRNRGSAIAATLRSLAASSYKDFDAVIVDQSAAEDTEQAVHEVTAGDARFSYWRSQTAGLSVARNIALAHARGPIIAFTDDDCDVSPDWLALLVEYFRAYPDVGEICGEVRAISYDPAAGHIPAFVVRSQERISSPWAFRRARGIGANMAFRQESLRAVGPFDELLGAGAPLYSYEDGDMTYRILKAGYSVLNAPDAYVVHSGFRSWDGGGRALMYHAYLAAGALYMKYLRLGDLTILPTIAHQWLGDCISWKKLLMLRRGSGLANFLYCARGMRVSFQYQIDRRRRLYLPREQHPHIAAKTSDALASGAE, translated from the coding sequence ATGCACGTCACGGTTTGCATCTGCACACGCAATCGCGGCTCAGCTATTGCTGCGACGCTGCGCAGCCTGGCTGCCTCAAGTTATAAAGACTTCGACGCGGTGATCGTTGATCAAAGCGCAGCAGAGGATACAGAACAGGCGGTCCATGAGGTGACAGCGGGCGATGCCCGTTTCAGCTACTGGCGCTCTCAGACGGCGGGCCTCTCTGTTGCGCGCAACATTGCCCTTGCCCACGCGCGCGGGCCAATCATTGCCTTCACCGATGACGATTGCGATGTGAGTCCCGATTGGCTTGCCTTGCTGGTAGAGTATTTCCGCGCCTATCCTGATGTGGGCGAGATTTGCGGTGAGGTGCGCGCCATCTCCTACGATCCGGCGGCGGGACACATTCCCGCCTTCGTCGTGCGCTCACAGGAGCGCATCTCGTCTCCCTGGGCTTTCAGGCGCGCCAGAGGCATTGGAGCGAATATGGCCTTTCGCCAGGAATCGCTCCGGGCAGTCGGCCCGTTTGACGAGCTGTTAGGGGCCGGAGCGCCGCTGTATAGCTATGAAGATGGAGATATGACCTACCGGATATTGAAAGCAGGCTACAGTGTGCTGAACGCGCCTGATGCTTATGTCGTTCACTCCGGGTTTCGCTCCTGGGATGGTGGGGGCAGAGCGTTAATGTACCACGCCTACCTCGCCGCCGGGGCGTTGTATATGAAATACTTGCGCCTGGGAGACCTGACCATTCTGCCTACAATCGCCCATCAGTGGCTGGGCGATTGTATTTCCTGGAAGAAGCTGCTCATGCTGCGTCGGGGGTCTGGCCTCGCCAACTTTCTGTACTGCGCTCGCGGCATGCGCGTCAGTTTTCAGTATCAGATTGATCGTCGTCGTCGGCTCTATCTGCCACGCGAACAACATCCCCATATAGCGGCGAAAACCTCAGACGCGCTGGCTTCCGGGGCTGAGTAA
- a CDS encoding class I SAM-dependent methyltransferase translates to MNLSYERSVFQSGAYIQQFQPEERHNPFRHLYARKRLDVLKLAAELLADRPDGRVLDIGGGMGRLAVPLAQQYQVHLCDISEAMLELARKAAQEAAVPPGRLQTSAVDASQPLPFADGSFDLLICLDLLVHLPDPQAAVRELYRVLRPGGAALIDATNGTPWWVFCYPRYVGKRPSRWIQTIRCGGVLPEWAGIVHHMRRKTFLGWLSAAGFAVIGERRYGPLPLLPKWFLAIGRKPK, encoded by the coding sequence ATGAATCTCTCCTACGAGCGGTCAGTCTTCCAATCCGGCGCGTATATCCAGCAGTTCCAGCCAGAAGAGCGCCATAACCCCTTTCGCCATCTCTATGCCCGCAAGCGGCTTGACGTGCTGAAGCTGGCGGCAGAACTGCTCGCCGACAGGCCAGACGGGCGCGTTCTCGATATTGGCGGCGGTATGGGGCGTCTTGCGGTCCCATTGGCGCAGCAGTATCAGGTCCATCTCTGCGATATTTCGGAGGCCATGCTGGAACTGGCGCGCAAAGCAGCCCAGGAGGCGGCTGTCCCGCCGGGGCGTTTGCAGACCAGCGCGGTTGACGCCTCTCAGCCGCTGCCCTTTGCGGATGGCAGCTTCGATTTGCTGATCTGTCTCGATCTGCTGGTGCATCTGCCCGACCCACAGGCGGCAGTGCGCGAACTCTACCGCGTCCTGCGGCCAGGCGGCGCGGCGCTCATTGACGCCACCAACGGAACGCCCTGGTGGGTCTTCTGCTATCCCCGCTATGTAGGCAAACGCCCCAGCCGCTGGATACAGACGATACGCTGCGGCGGTGTGCTGCCTGAGTGGGCGGGCATCGTTCACCACATGCGCCGGAAGACGTTTTTGGGCTGGCTCTCTGCGGCTGGCTTTGCTGTGATTGGCGAGCGGCGCTATGGCCCCCTGCCGCTGCTGCCAAAGTGGTTCCTGGCAATCGGACGGAAACCTAAATGA
- a CDS encoding glycoside hydrolase family 44 protein, whose protein sequence is MTEPGQQQYDFGDEDLWAGGKATGLEDRISLPPEQARKRFRRRTFLLGLGALAGGLLIGGAAGYRGLSSLIRRPRPNYFTLTGALTTPNDLVIYSNGKLSDGWEDWSWANHDFASKAQLFTNQPSLRMELANWGALHLHRSAGSIDLTDFGYLQFYVNGDNGSDQQVFAFFAERGNGSVQTTRTLTAPYTQGGGISSSDWKLTRLPLAAMKATKQTISGVLIEDASGGEQPAIYIADLRLIYAPDLTPAHIAQALALDLNTITLIFNKRLLPEDAQSSHFYTISGADAAYATPQAPLSAHYHVGAQSVSMVVPTPLRANQQYTVTIGPVRDNYGVALPDPSHATVTVTTHPLTVKIDAAQNQRAISPLIYGVSQSNADWMAEGRPRLNRWGGNQATRYNWELGNAFNAAGDYYFTNGTYGHDSAADKRPSGMADQFIEANNAIGAATMLTIPNIGWVARDRSSQSDKVPEEGGPPLKPGGDAIAGYDPRKNRQLTSVSSKARKNGALSDPPDLNDSRVAQNEWVAHLLNRFGPAQNGGVRFYAMDNEPDLWSFTHTDIHPAELSYDQLRDIFLDYATAVKEIDPTALVTGPVLSGWVAYFYSPLDRGKDNFRTHADKQAHGGQDFLPWWLSQIRAHDERTGQRSLDVLDIHYYPQGGEYSNDVSPKLSAQRLQAVRSLWDPTYTDASWINQKVQLIPRMKQWIQEYYPGTRLGITEWNFGAEGHMNGALALAEALGVFGREGLDLASYWAYPAKDSPAYFAWRLFTNYDGRGSAFGATSVQALSSDANLVSCYASLDSATGDLLGIVLNKSAVADLTPTIQIANMSATQAHVYQISEDTPQIKQLQTVSVSGGALKLLLPASSITLLRFTR, encoded by the coding sequence ATGACCGAACCTGGTCAGCAGCAGTACGATTTCGGTGATGAAGACCTTTGGGCTGGGGGAAAAGCAACCGGCCTGGAAGATCGAATCTCCCTTCCGCCAGAGCAAGCCAGGAAACGCTTCCGGCGGCGCACGTTTCTGCTGGGGTTGGGAGCACTCGCGGGGGGGCTGCTCATTGGCGGGGCTGCTGGCTATCGAGGACTTAGTTCTCTGATCCGCCGCCCCAGACCGAACTATTTTACGCTTACCGGCGCGTTGACCACTCCAAACGATCTGGTCATCTATAGCAATGGGAAACTGAGCGATGGCTGGGAGGATTGGTCCTGGGCTAATCACGACTTTGCCTCTAAAGCGCAGCTTTTCACGAACCAGCCCTCACTTCGCATGGAATTGGCGAACTGGGGCGCGCTTCACCTGCATCGCAGCGCCGGTTCCATTGATCTGACGGATTTCGGCTACCTGCAATTTTACGTCAACGGGGACAATGGAAGCGACCAGCAAGTCTTTGCCTTCTTTGCAGAAAGGGGAAATGGCAGCGTCCAGACGACGCGAACACTGACTGCCCCCTATACCCAGGGCGGCGGCATCAGCAGCAGCGACTGGAAGCTCACTCGCCTTCCCCTGGCAGCCATGAAAGCTACCAAACAGACCATTTCCGGCGTACTCATCGAGGATGCCAGCGGCGGTGAGCAGCCCGCCATCTATATTGCCGATTTGCGGCTGATCTATGCCCCCGACCTCACCCCAGCACATATCGCGCAGGCGTTGGCCCTTGACCTGAACACCATTACGCTCATCTTTAACAAGCGCCTGCTCCCTGAAGACGCTCAATCCAGCCACTTCTACACGATCAGCGGCGCGGATGCGGCCTATGCGACGCCCCAGGCGCCGCTCTCCGCGCATTACCATGTCGGCGCTCAGAGCGTCAGCATGGTTGTTCCGACGCCCCTACGCGCCAACCAACAGTACACCGTCACGATTGGCCCTGTGCGCGATAATTACGGCGTTGCCCTGCCTGATCCCTCACATGCCACCGTGACCGTGACCACGCATCCGCTGACCGTAAAGATTGACGCTGCTCAGAACCAGCGGGCCATCAGCCCTCTGATTTACGGGGTATCGCAATCCAATGCCGACTGGATGGCTGAGGGCCGCCCGCGCCTCAACCGTTGGGGCGGCAACCAGGCCACCCGCTATAACTGGGAACTGGGCAATGCCTTTAACGCCGCAGGCGACTACTATTTTACGAACGGCACCTACGGCCACGACTCTGCGGCTGACAAGCGGCCATCAGGCATGGCGGATCAGTTTATTGAAGCGAACAACGCCATTGGCGCGGCAACTATGCTGACCATCCCCAACATCGGGTGGGTCGCCCGTGACCGCAGCTCCCAGTCGGATAAGGTTCCCGAAGAGGGCGGGCCGCCGCTGAAGCCAGGCGGTGATGCTATCGCTGGGTACGATCCGCGCAAGAACCGCCAGTTAACTTCGGTGTCCTCAAAGGCCAGGAAGAACGGGGCGCTCTCCGATCCTCCTGATCTGAACGATTCCCGCGTTGCTCAGAATGAGTGGGTTGCTCATCTTCTGAATCGCTTCGGACCCGCGCAAAATGGCGGTGTGCGCTTCTATGCGATGGATAATGAGCCAGACCTGTGGTCCTTTACGCACACTGACATTCACCCGGCAGAACTCAGCTATGACCAGCTACGCGACATTTTTCTGGACTACGCAACGGCTGTCAAGGAGATAGACCCTACCGCGCTCGTAACCGGGCCGGTCCTCTCCGGCTGGGTGGCCTATTTCTATTCACCACTTGATCGTGGGAAGGACAACTTTCGTACTCACGCTGACAAACAGGCGCATGGCGGCCAGGATTTCTTGCCCTGGTGGCTCTCGCAGATTCGCGCCCACGATGAGCGTACCGGGCAGCGCAGCCTGGATGTGCTGGACATTCACTACTACCCACAGGGGGGAGAATATTCCAACGATGTCAGCCCCAAACTGAGCGCCCAGCGACTTCAAGCTGTGCGTTCGCTGTGGGATCCTACCTATACCGATGCTTCCTGGATCAATCAGAAGGTTCAACTCATTCCACGCATGAAGCAGTGGATTCAAGAGTATTATCCAGGTACCAGGCTGGGCATTACTGAATGGAACTTTGGAGCGGAAGGGCACATGAACGGCGCACTGGCGCTCGCGGAGGCGCTGGGGGTCTTTGGGCGCGAAGGGCTTGACCTTGCCAGCTATTGGGCCTATCCCGCCAAAGATAGCCCGGCCTACTTCGCCTGGAGGCTTTTTACCAACTATGATGGGCGGGGCAGCGCCTTTGGCGCAACCTCGGTGCAGGCGCTCTCAAGTGACGCTAACCTCGTCTCGTGCTATGCCTCCCTGGACAGCGCCACAGGTGATCTGCTGGGAATCGTACTCAATAAGAGCGCCGTCGCCGATCTCACGCCCACCATCCAGATAGCGAATATGTCTGCCACGCAAGCGCACGTCTATCAAATCAGTGAAGATACACCGCAGATTAAACAACTGCAAACGGTCAGCGTTTCGGGGGGTGCGCTGAAGCTGCTGCTGCCTGCCTCTTCGATTACCCTGCTGCGGTTCACGCGCTAG
- a CDS encoding cellulase family glycosylhydrolase, which translates to MVRRFLTRFMRFLRAETVSNNWDRAVWALKVFGLALLVGLLISPLVFLAFRASAGGSGPVTGPVPGTPPPILQSTSSPVPTATPTPAAPTEAGAPIKGLTDEPGYRWWHLTNAPQPDSWWAQAQHPEQLQTQIDLMHELGVKLFRVELDWPLVAPNRPGGGTYNSALARDPNWSGYHWQAWDAIVRLATSAGLQLVPQVLFTPDWASGLTASQDGPQSPPRSAQFFGDFVFAAITRYKGQIHYWELWNEPNLDSHYWNGTAKQYVDLILKPGYQAVKQVDPTAKVLIAGLVGGGPGFLSNVYAAGGGHYFDIANAHAYFPVVDGVSTAVHLMKGVLSENGDSQKPVWLTEFGLVTQPDGAPGNSGTIKTPNDEADQAQLISDVFSDLNVQAIFLYQLHDTSPFGPGGALLGVEYYGLVSRDYKHHKLGFEAYKDAAGGPLPAFAGASASG; encoded by the coding sequence GTGGTGCGAAGATTCCTGACCCGGTTTATGCGTTTTCTCAGAGCAGAAACGGTTTCTAACAATTGGGACCGGGCCGTTTGGGCGCTGAAAGTCTTTGGCCTGGCGCTCCTGGTTGGTTTGTTGATCTCACCGCTCGTCTTTTTGGCATTTAGAGCGTCGGCAGGCGGGAGTGGCCCGGTAACAGGGCCGGTTCCTGGTACACCGCCGCCCATTCTTCAGTCAACCAGCAGCCCTGTTCCTACTGCTACGCCTACCCCTGCTGCTCCCACGGAGGCGGGCGCGCCCATCAAAGGGTTGACCGATGAGCCTGGCTATCGCTGGTGGCATCTGACCAACGCGCCTCAGCCTGATAGCTGGTGGGCGCAGGCGCAGCACCCGGAGCAGCTTCAGACGCAGATTGACTTGATGCACGAATTGGGCGTCAAGCTGTTTCGCGTTGAACTGGACTGGCCCCTGGTAGCGCCGAACAGGCCGGGTGGCGGTACCTATAACAGCGCCCTGGCGCGCGACCCGAATTGGAGCGGCTATCACTGGCAGGCATGGGATGCCATTGTGCGCCTTGCCACCAGCGCGGGCTTGCAACTGGTACCCCAGGTGCTCTTTACCCCCGATTGGGCCAGCGGCCTGACAGCAAGCCAGGACGGCCCTCAAAGCCCCCCGCGATCCGCCCAGTTTTTTGGCGATTTTGTCTTTGCCGCCATCACCCGCTATAAGGGCCAGATTCACTACTGGGAGCTGTGGAACGAGCCGAACCTGGACTCCCATTACTGGAACGGCACAGCTAAACAATATGTTGATCTGATCTTGAAGCCGGGCTATCAGGCGGTAAAACAGGTAGACCCGACCGCAAAAGTCCTCATAGCGGGCCTGGTCGGGGGCGGGCCTGGCTTCCTGTCCAACGTGTATGCTGCTGGTGGCGGCCATTATTTCGATATTGCCAATGCTCATGCCTATTTTCCCGTCGTTGACGGGGTGAGTACGGCAGTGCATCTCATGAAGGGGGTCTTGTCTGAAAACGGCGATAGCCAGAAACCGGTCTGGCTGACTGAGTTTGGCCTGGTTACTCAGCCTGATGGCGCTCCGGGCAACTCAGGAACGATCAAGACTCCCAACGATGAAGCCGATCAGGCGCAGTTGATTAGCGATGTGTTTAGCGATCTGAATGTGCAGGCCATCTTCCTCTATCAACTCCACGATACGTCTCCTTTTGGCCCTGGCGGCGCGCTGCTTGGCGTGGAGTATTACGGTTTGGTGAGTCGGGATTACAAGCATCACAAGCTGGGCTTTGAAGCCTATAAAGATGCTGCTGGCGGCCCGTTGCCAGCGTTTGCTGGCGCTTCTGCCTCTGGGTGA
- a CDS encoding glycosyltransferase family 4 protein, translating into MRICLISREYPPETHIGGIASYTHKTAAALVRLGHEVHVVTAAWKPGANYEENGVQVHRLAEPRLKPREAQSLLHAKQVAGTIARIPGRLDVVQACEWGGEAFWYALAPARRAPLVTRLATPLFLVQRLDQHSSFGLRNMPVRVMERVQTRRSDGIISPTRALADIVCQDWKIASQRVTVVPTGMDPALVNAHADGPLPEALRGSDYILYFGRLEERKGVQTLGAALPRVLDTYPGLKAVFVGDDMPYRGGTMREAILAMNTPYAERLLFLPRMPQPALFPIIKAARLVALPSLWENLANTCLEAMQLGRPVIGTRGCGFEEVIEDGLSGFLVEPGDAAALAGRMLDALADPVLLEQVGASALRRMEAFSIDKMAARLADYYAQIVARWRRAPGAMAPGGLRPEREQDSVEVAQ; encoded by the coding sequence ATGAGAATCTGTCTGATCTCGCGGGAATATCCGCCTGAAACCCATATCGGCGGGATAGCGAGCTACACCCATAAAACGGCAGCCGCGCTGGTCCGGCTGGGCCACGAGGTCCATGTGGTCACGGCGGCCTGGAAACCCGGCGCGAACTATGAGGAAAACGGGGTGCAGGTGCATCGTTTGGCCGAGCCTCGTCTGAAACCACGCGAAGCGCAATCGCTGCTGCACGCGAAGCAGGTTGCCGGGACCATTGCCCGCATTCCGGGGCGTCTGGACGTGGTTCAGGCATGCGAGTGGGGTGGGGAAGCATTCTGGTACGCGCTTGCGCCAGCCCGCCGGGCGCCGCTCGTCACACGCCTGGCGACTCCGCTCTTTCTGGTGCAGCGCCTCGATCAGCACTCCTCCTTCGGTCTGCGGAACATGCCCGTCAGGGTGATGGAGCGTGTTCAGACGCGCCGGAGCGATGGGATTATCTCGCCCACGCGGGCGCTGGCCGATATTGTGTGCCAGGACTGGAAGATTGCTTCGCAGCGCGTCACAGTGGTTCCAACCGGCATGGACCCGGCGCTGGTCAACGCTCATGCGGATGGCCCGCTGCCGGAAGCCCTGCGGGGGAGTGATTACATCCTCTATTTTGGGCGTCTGGAAGAGCGCAAAGGCGTGCAGACATTGGGCGCGGCGCTGCCGCGCGTGCTGGACACCTATCCAGGCTTGAAAGCCGTCTTTGTCGGAGACGATATGCCCTATCGTGGTGGGACGATGCGCGAAGCCATTCTGGCGATGAACACACCCTACGCGGAGCGTCTGTTGTTTCTGCCGCGCATGCCGCAGCCCGCGCTTTTCCCCATTATTAAGGCGGCGCGGCTGGTGGCGCTGCCCTCCCTATGGGAGAATCTGGCAAATACCTGCCTGGAAGCGATGCAGCTTGGCCGCCCAGTCATTGGAACACGCGGCTGTGGCTTTGAGGAAGTGATTGAGGACGGCCTGAGCGGCTTTCTGGTTGAGCCAGGCGATGCCGCCGCGTTAGCCGGGCGTATGCTGGATGCCCTGGCCGATCCTGTCCTGCTGGAGCAGGTGGGGGCCAGCGCGCTCCGCAGGATGGAAGCGTTTAGCATTGATAAGATGGCGGCGCGCCTGGCAGACTATTACGCGCAGATCGTGGCCCGCTGGAGGCGCGCGCCAGGAGCAATGGCGCCTGGCGGCCTGCGGCCTGAGCGCGAGCAAGATTCTGTGGAGGTGGCCCAATGA